The DNA region AGGCGCTTTTATTTGAGACGATGCTGGGGTGAATTGATTAAGGTCACTCAGTTGAGCCAGGTCATCTTCGCATTCTGTTTTTAGGAGCGGCTGAGTATCAGGAAGTAATGATTGCCGCTGGATGAGGTAAGCTTTTAAGACGGTTGCTTGTTGCCTACTCAACCGAAAGCTTTTTTCTGATATTGCATCCACTGGTGTGTAGATGACGTTCGCTCGGTTGGTCGAACTCCAGTTACCAATGATACTATGTGACAGGCCCATGCGTTCGAGCAGTTCGCTCGCACTTGTCTGAGTTCCTAGAGTGTTGGCTGCCATCTTGCCGATCAAGTTTAGTTCTGTTTCATCGTCAGGCAGATCCAGTGGTGTATTCTGACCTTCTTTAAGTTTGGCTGCACTTTCTGCTGCTCTGTCGAAAATACGTACACGTTCCTTTAGGATCTTTCGATGTTCAGGGATCAGATCCTTTTCAGTATCGATGCTCGGAACCAAATTCCCGACGAGAGATGGCGTTTTTTCGGCCTCTGCAAAACGCGCCTCTAAACTTCTCATGCTTTCAGAAGACCTCATAATTCGGCTCGCCAAATCCGCTGCATGTTGGATGACCTCAGATTGCGATTGAGTAAGAAGTTGAGAGTATACTTCATCGAGAGCTTTTGCCGACGCGTTGTTTAACTTAATTGAAATTTGCCTAATTTCGTCATCAAGTTTCCACTGAACTATGCCGAGACTGCTCTCTCCTTTTTGTTTATTTTCTAACTCGTCAAACTCATTCAAGATTCTCTGAATATCTGGATGGGTTTGTATGGGGCCCATCGCTTTTTCCCACAGGTCCTTTTGTATGCTTATATATTTGCTAATCTGTTGTCGATTTTCGAGAATTTTTTGATGCCGGGACTTTTGGTTGTTCAAACGTCCCATTAGCCTCTGCTTTTCATTAAATAAAATGTCCCGGTTCTGATTTATAGCGGTCTCAATATTTTTCCTGTCGGTCAAGAAATGCTCATTCCCCGGCACAAGTGCATCTATTTGTTCTTGAAAATCCCGAGCGAAAGTTAATGTTCGACCGACGTCTGCGATTGCTACTTCTAACGAGTGGATTGCTCTAGTCGCCTCTATTTTAATGACGCCTGCGAAGGTGTTTCGTTCTTGGATCAGGCCCTGCCTGACCTCTAGGTGTTTGATCTGGTCTGCTAATACTCCGAAGCTATTTTTATCAGATTCATTTTCAAAAAACACGTATAGGCCGGATTGATTGGTTCGGGTATCAACTGCGAACGGGAGCCGCTGATTTTTTTTGGAGTCTGAGAGAACTAAATTGTCTTGCTCTGCTCTTAAGGTTTTAATCTGAGCCTCTAGGTCTGATGCTGGGGTACTAAAAGAGGCAGCTCTTTCCACTGCTTCTTTTTTTTTGTTGAGGCCATCCAAACGCTTCGTAAGGTCATCAAGTTCTTTTCCTTTTTCTAAATGCGCAGTTGCCTCTTCGGCTAATTGATTTTGGTTAATCGTTTGCAAGTGCTCATTTAAATCATCTAGGTGCTGGATTTCAGTCTCATATGGTCTGATAGAATTCGCCTTACCGATATCGGCGGTTTTCACGTTAAACCATTCGCGGTGATTTTCTTTGGGATTCGCCTTTTTCCATTTTTCCCAATCTTTAAAGTCGTTCTCAGTTAAGCCAACAAGCTTTGAACGTTGGAATTTTCTTAATACCCATCGACCTAAGCTGCTGGAAGTTTCTGTGTAAGTTTGTTCAGCGTCCCTGTACTTTTTGACGACACTTTTTGTTTCCTCTTTGAGGGCGTCTAGTTGTTTATGAGCCTCGGTTCTTAAATGTTGAAATGTTTCTAAGGGAGCTCTTACTGTTAAAACAGGCTGAGACGGCTCAAAAACAGCTTTGTCAGGGGTTTCAGTCACAGATGGGCGAGGCGTAGCCGTATCTGCGAGGTCCTCTGCGGCCCGGTCTTGAAACCCGCCATCCGCCCTACCAATATCCGGCATAAACCCCATTTATTAACAATATCATTTCTACCCCTATTTCTGGCAGCTTTGGCAGTAAAAAGTGCTCCGACCCGCTTGGATGGACTTCTTAATAGGTGTTTGGCATTTTTTACAAGGTTTTCCTGCTCTGGAAAATACAAACAGCCTGCTTTGGTTATCACCTTTTCGCCCAAAGCCGTCCACGTAGGACATAAAAGTCGTCCCTCTTTGATCTACAGCGGTTTGCATAGCTTTCCTGCAGCATTGCAAGAGACGGGTTGCTTGTTTGATGGTGATTTGATCGCCCCGTTTAAAAGGGGAAAGCTCGGCTAAAAATAGAGCTTCGCTGGCATAGATGTTGCCTACGCCAGCAATCAGCTTTTGGTCCATCAGCAAAACTTTTAACAGGCGTGCGCTTTCGCACATTTTCTGTGCGACTTCGGCCGGAGGCTTGCTACCCCACGCGAGCGGGTCGGGCCCCATTTTGGCAAATTCGGCTTTTTTTTCTTCGATTGAAAAATAAGGAACCACAGAGCCAAATCGCCTGGGGTCGATAAACCTAAGCTCTTCGTTATTATCAAATCGCAGCGTAACGTGAGTATGAGCTTCGCCCGGATGATTTTGTTCGTGTATATGAATGCGGCCCGTCATGCCTAAGCGGAAGAAAACGCCGGTGGTTTCATTAATCTCCAACCATAAAAGCTTTCCATGCCGATTGGCTGCCTGAATGGTTTGGCCAATAAGTGGTTTTAAGCTTTTAAGGGATATGGGCGTTCGCAAAGCTTTGCCACTCAGGCGAATATCGACGATTTGACGGCCGCAAATTAGCGATTCGATATCGCGACGGATGGTTTCGACTTCAGGTCCTTCGGGCATGCGTGAAGATAACACAAAATTTATAAGTCTTGATCACGAGACAAGGAGAAGGATCTGGCGCTACCGCTC from Myxococcota bacterium includes:
- the mutM gene encoding bifunctional DNA-formamidopyrimidine glycosylase/DNA-(apurinic or apyrimidinic site) lyase; translated protein: MPEGPEVETIRRDIESLICGRQIVDIRLSGKALRTPISLKSLKPLIGQTIQAANRHGKLLWLEINETTGVFFRLGMTGRIHIHEQNHPGEAHTHVTLRFDNNEELRFIDPRRFGSVVPYFSIEEKKAEFAKMGPDPLAWGSKPPAEVAQKMCESARLLKVLLMDQKLIAGVGNIYASEALFLAELSPFKRGDQITIKQATRLLQCCRKAMQTAVDQRGTTFMSYVDGFGRKGDNQSRLFVFSRAGKPCKKCQTPIKKSIQAGRSTFYCQSCQK